In Thermomicrobiales bacterium, one genomic interval encodes:
- a CDS encoding CopG family transcriptional regulator, which translates to MEKTTVYFPIELKQRVKTMARRSGKSDAEIIRAAVEMFTDPARNPAPWPKSAGIGRSGRVQSEHVDDWMKETWDRDW; encoded by the coding sequence ATGGAGAAGACGACCGTCTACTTTCCGATCGAACTCAAGCAACGTGTCAAGACGATGGCCCGCCGCAGCGGGAAATCGGACGCAGAGATCATCCGCGCCGCGGTCGAGATGTTTACCGATCCAGCACGCAACCCTGCCCCCTGGCCGAAATCGGCAGGAATTGGGCGCAGCGGTCGTGTCCAGTCTGAGCATGTCGACGACTGGATGAAAGAGACCTGGGACCGCGATTGGTAA
- a CDS encoding PIN domain-containing protein → MVILDTSALVAFLDAEDRWNVPVTRALRSHAGTLVIPVAILSEVAHFIERDLGQHALRVFVDDIVTGSFSVDCGEQDWPRVLELVDRYADLELGLADAAVIACAERRKVPVATLDFRHFGAVAREGAIDLLPIAIRP, encoded by the coding sequence TTGGTAATTCTCGATACATCCGCTCTGGTTGCATTTCTTGACGCCGAGGATCGGTGGAATGTTCCTGTGACCCGGGCGCTGCGTTCGCACGCAGGCACCCTGGTGATTCCGGTTGCGATCCTGTCAGAGGTTGCTCATTTCATCGAGCGAGACCTTGGGCAACACGCATTGCGCGTTTTCGTCGACGACATTGTTACTGGCTCGTTTAGCGTCGACTGTGGCGAGCAGGATTGGCCGCGTGTGCTCGAACTCGTCGACCGCTACGCTGATCTCGAACTTGGACTCGCCGATGCCGCCGTTATTGCCTGTGCCGAACGCCGAAAGGTTCCTGTGGCGACGCTTGATTTCCGCCACTTTGGCGCGGTTGCTCGTGAAGGCGCCATCGACCTGCTCCCAATTGCGATCCGGCCATAG